A single Symbiobacterium thermophilum IAM 14863 DNA region contains:
- the recO gene encoding DNA repair protein RecO codes for MALYNVDGIVIRVRNFQDADKIVVLLTREEGKVEAVARGARRPRNRFAAATQLFSHVRAQLFSGRSLDTLSQVEIVESFRQLREDLVRMAYATYACELVDALLPERQRQEAPYLLLLTSLHLWGEPDRDPEPLLRAFELKLLSMLGFRPSLAACVGCGSEAVQQNGGVRFAPVLGGVLCPQCTDEGEGALRLSLGALETMKRLLDGDIRRAHMVRLSGELAAEIDRALSAYILARTERRLKSKEFLDTLRSAR; via the coding sequence GTGGCACTCTACAACGTGGACGGCATCGTCATCCGGGTGCGCAACTTCCAGGATGCGGACAAGATCGTGGTGCTCCTCACCCGGGAGGAGGGGAAGGTGGAGGCGGTGGCCCGGGGAGCCCGCCGGCCCCGCAACCGGTTCGCGGCGGCGACGCAGCTCTTTTCGCACGTGCGGGCCCAGCTCTTCTCCGGCCGCAGCCTCGACACCCTGAGCCAGGTGGAGATCGTGGAATCGTTCCGCCAGCTGCGGGAGGACTTGGTGCGCATGGCCTACGCCACGTACGCCTGCGAGCTGGTGGACGCGCTGCTGCCCGAGCGGCAACGGCAGGAGGCGCCTTACCTGCTGCTGCTCACCAGCCTTCACCTGTGGGGGGAGCCCGACCGGGATCCCGAGCCGCTGCTCAGGGCCTTTGAGCTGAAGCTCCTCTCCATGCTCGGGTTCCGCCCGAGCCTGGCGGCGTGCGTCGGCTGCGGTTCCGAGGCGGTGCAGCAGAACGGCGGCGTGCGGTTTGCCCCGGTCCTGGGAGGGGTCCTCTGCCCCCAGTGCACCGACGAGGGGGAGGGGGCCCTCAGGCTCTCGCTGGGGGCCCTGGAGACCATGAAGCGGCTGCTGGACGGCGACATCCGCCGCGCGCACATGGTCCGCCTCTCGGGCGAGCTGGCCGCCGAAATCGACCGGGCGCTCTCCGCGTACATCCTGGCGCGCACCGAGCGGCGGTTGAAATCGAAGGAGTTTCTGGACACGCTGCGATCCGCCCGCTGA
- a CDS encoding SIS domain-containing protein, with the protein MGAALTAREIAQQPELWAETFATYRREQARFEGFLQTIRERHGRVRVLFAGAGSSAYVGETVLPFVKRHGDEHAFEFQVTPTTSLVADPTSYLRADQPTLLVSFARSGNSPESVATVHLAKQLVPDLYQIIITCAPDGNLARQADGDERSLLWLMPQRANDQAFAMTGSFTCMVLAALLLFDRRPLAEKERYVSQICALGRSVIEREAEIAALAGLDFGRIVYLGSGPLAGIAREVQLKILELTAGRIATLFDTSLGFRHGPKSFVDEQTLVFVLISNDPYTRKYDLDMLRELHDDGIARLACGVLADDGDGPAAPTFGFPAAYAALPDGYLALPFALFGQILALHTAVKLGNTPDTPNPRGTVNRVVKGVTIHEFPQHG; encoded by the coding sequence TTGGGTGCGGCGCTCACGGCGCGGGAGATCGCCCAGCAGCCGGAGCTCTGGGCCGAGACGTTCGCCACGTACCGAAGGGAGCAGGCGCGCTTCGAAGGGTTCCTGCAGACCATCCGGGAGCGGCACGGGCGGGTGCGGGTGCTGTTCGCCGGTGCCGGCAGCTCGGCTTACGTGGGCGAGACGGTCCTGCCGTTCGTGAAGCGGCACGGCGACGAACACGCCTTCGAATTCCAGGTCACCCCGACGACCAGTCTCGTGGCCGATCCGACCAGCTACCTGCGGGCCGATCAGCCGACCCTGCTGGTGAGCTTCGCCCGCAGCGGCAACAGCCCGGAGAGCGTGGCGACGGTCCACCTGGCGAAGCAGCTGGTCCCCGATCTCTACCAGATCATCATCACCTGCGCGCCGGACGGCAACCTGGCACGGCAGGCCGACGGCGACGAGCGCAGCCTGCTCTGGCTGATGCCCCAGCGCGCCAACGACCAGGCCTTCGCGATGACCGGCAGCTTCACGTGCATGGTGCTGGCGGCCCTGCTCCTCTTCGACCGGCGCCCGCTGGCGGAAAAGGAACGGTACGTCAGCCAGATCTGCGCGCTGGGACGGAGCGTGATCGAACGCGAAGCCGAGATCGCGGCGCTGGCCGGCCTCGACTTCGGGCGGATCGTCTACCTGGGCTCCGGCCCGCTGGCGGGCATCGCCCGCGAGGTGCAGCTGAAGATCCTGGAGCTGACCGCAGGCAGGATCGCCACCCTGTTCGACACGTCGCTGGGGTTCCGGCACGGCCCCAAGTCGTTCGTGGACGAGCAGACGCTGGTCTTCGTGCTCATTTCCAACGATCCGTACACCCGCAAGTACGACCTGGACATGCTGCGGGAGCTGCACGACGACGGCATCGCCCGGCTGGCCTGCGGCGTGCTGGCAGACGACGGAGACGGACCGGCGGCGCCCACGTTCGGGTTCCCTGCGGCGTACGCGGCGCTGCCGGACGGGTACCTGGCCCTGCCCTTCGCCCTCTTCGGCCAGATCCTGGCGCTGCACACCGCGGTGAAGCTGGGCAACACGCCCGACACGCCCAACCCCAGGGGCACGGTGAACCGCGTCGTGAAGGGCGTGACGATCCACGAGTTCCCGCAACACGGGTGA
- a CDS encoding CAP domain-containing protein produces the protein MRINKIKGLAIALAVAASALTFSAPASAATIYVTYQTPVRYTTSNLLNRYVTLVTVRWSSGQTTVKQTVPTQQTTWKQTTSIQTQPSPSKPTTTQTSTPQTSTPTQQTTPQTQTTSAGLTAAEQQMLNLVNQERAKAGLKPLQADAQLTKLARMKSQDMINKGYFSHNSPTYGSPFDMMKAYGVSYRTAGENIAGNQSVQAAHTALMNSSGHRANILNANYTHVGIGIVEGGPYGMMFTQMFVGR, from the coding sequence ATGCGGATCAACAAGATCAAGGGGCTTGCGATTGCTCTGGCCGTCGCCGCCTCTGCACTCACTTTCTCGGCCCCGGCCTCCGCGGCCACCATTTACGTCACCTACCAGACGCCCGTGCGTTACACCACCTCGAACCTGCTGAACCGCTACGTCACGCTTGTCACCGTGCGCTGGTCCAGTGGCCAGACCACCGTGAAGCAGACCGTGCCGACCCAGCAGACGACGTGGAAGCAGACGACCTCCATCCAGACGCAGCCGTCGCCGTCCAAGCCGACCACGACCCAGACGAGCACGCCGCAGACCTCGACGCCGACGCAGCAGACGACGCCGCAGACCCAGACCACCTCCGCCGGCCTCACCGCCGCCGAGCAGCAGATGCTGAACCTGGTCAACCAGGAGCGGGCCAAGGCGGGCCTGAAGCCGCTGCAGGCGGACGCCCAGCTGACGAAGCTGGCCCGGATGAAGAGCCAGGACATGATCAACAAGGGTTACTTCAGCCACAACTCCCCCACCTACGGCTCGCCGTTTGACATGATGAAGGCCTACGGCGTCTCCTACCGGACCGCGGGCGAGAACATCGCCGGCAACCAGTCGGTCCAGGCGGCGCACACCGCGCTGATGAACTCGTCCGGCCACCGGGCCAACATCCTGAACGCCAACTACACCCACGTGGGCATCGGCATCGTCGAAGGCGGTCCGTACGGGATGATGTTCACGCAGATGTTCGTCGGTCGGTAA
- a CDS encoding ABC transporter permease subunit: MRPLVRLWLSRLAMMLASWLLVIGLTWLPAGVFWVEEGDLPVGVVWGVRTESMQPFILEPEPVARKPRAHWSVSQYGQAVVTYVRELVTGQVTDYSHRWTESGPVQIPEPVLPQVRERMVVSLRLLSRALVLGMAAGFALGVLSLRRGAARGFSLGISVAGMALPEFVVVLLLQMLTIFTYREFGIRLYSVLGPSGGERGWLVPLLALSLGPMAYTARLVAGGLDEVMREDFIRTARAKGLSEARVVMKHGLRHVLGRVLGGFPTIMGNALSSMVIIEVLANVNGLAGGLMANWSSRMVATTGLVFCLWFGLLDALANTLRILANPRLREGA, from the coding sequence ATGCGACCGCTGGTGCGCCTCTGGCTCAGCCGTCTCGCGATGATGCTGGCCTCCTGGCTGCTCGTGATCGGCCTGACCTGGCTGCCCGCCGGCGTCTTCTGGGTCGAAGAGGGCGACCTGCCGGTGGGGGTGGTGTGGGGCGTGCGGACGGAGTCCATGCAGCCCTTCATCCTCGAGCCCGAACCGGTGGCGCGAAAGCCCCGCGCACACTGGTCGGTCTCCCAGTACGGGCAGGCGGTCGTGACGTACGTGCGTGAACTGGTCACCGGTCAGGTGACCGATTACAGCCATCGGTGGACCGAATCGGGGCCGGTCCAGATTCCGGAACCCGTGCTGCCCCAGGTGCGCGAGCGGATGGTGGTTTCGCTGCGCCTGCTCTCCCGGGCGCTGGTGCTCGGGATGGCCGCCGGGTTTGCGCTGGGCGTGCTGAGCCTGCGGCGCGGGGCCGCCCGGGGGTTTTCGCTGGGCATCTCGGTGGCCGGCATGGCGCTGCCGGAGTTCGTGGTTGTGCTCCTGCTCCAGATGCTGACCATCTTCACCTACCGGGAGTTCGGCATCCGGCTCTACTCCGTGCTGGGCCCCTCCGGGGGAGAGCGCGGGTGGCTGGTGCCCCTGCTGGCCCTCAGCCTGGGGCCGATGGCCTATACCGCCCGGCTGGTGGCCGGCGGCCTCGACGAGGTGATGCGCGAGGACTTCATCCGCACCGCCCGGGCCAAGGGGCTGTCGGAGGCGCGGGTGGTGATGAAGCACGGGCTTCGCCACGTGCTGGGGCGCGTGCTGGGCGGTTTCCCGACCATCATGGGGAACGCGCTCTCCAGCATGGTCATCATCGAGGTCCTCGCGAATGTAAACGGCCTGGCGGGCGGACTGATGGCGAACTGGTCGAGCCGGATGGTGGCCACCACCGGGCTGGTGTTCTGCCTGTGGTTCGGCCTGCTGGATGCGCTGGCCAACACCCTGCGGATCCTGGCCAATCCGCGCCTGAGGGAGGGGGCGTGA
- the deoC gene encoding deoxyribose-phosphate aldolase: protein MTRRELARMIDHTLLKPDATEAQIRQLCAEGREHGFMSVCVNPYWVPLCAELLSGTEVKVCTTIGFPLGANRSEIKAVEAEDAVARGAREVDMVINVGALKSGRRDVVLNDIRAVVSAVAGEALVKVIIETGLLTDEEKVIACQLAQEAGADFVKTSTGFGTGGATVHDIALMRRTVGAGMGVKASGGVRDLETALAMIGAGANRIGASAGVAILAGLEA from the coding sequence ATGACGCGCCGAGAGTTGGCCCGAATGATCGACCACACCCTGCTGAAGCCCGACGCGACCGAGGCGCAGATCCGCCAGCTCTGCGCAGAGGGACGGGAGCACGGGTTCATGTCCGTCTGCGTGAACCCCTACTGGGTGCCGCTGTGTGCGGAGCTGCTCAGCGGGACGGAGGTGAAGGTGTGCACCACCATCGGCTTCCCGCTGGGCGCCAACCGCAGCGAGATCAAGGCGGTGGAGGCGGAGGACGCGGTCGCCCGCGGCGCCCGGGAAGTGGATATGGTGATCAACGTCGGCGCACTCAAGTCCGGCCGGCGCGACGTCGTCCTGAACGACATCCGCGCGGTGGTCTCGGCCGTGGCGGGCGAGGCGCTGGTGAAGGTGATCATCGAGACCGGCCTGCTGACGGACGAGGAGAAGGTGATCGCCTGCCAGCTGGCTCAGGAGGCCGGCGCCGACTTCGTCAAGACCTCCACCGGCTTCGGGACCGGCGGCGCAACCGTGCACGACATCGCGCTCATGCGCCGCACCGTCGGGGCCGGGATGGGCGTGAAGGCCTCCGGCGGCGTCCGGGACCTGGAGACCGCCCTCGCGATGATCGGCGCGGGAGCCAACCGGATCGGTGCCAGCGCCGGCGTGGCGATCCTGGCCGGACTGGAGGCATAG
- a CDS encoding ABC transporter permease subunit → MGLWSTVLRSWAVRVGLLALSAVIVVLVAMLPEGVEVTGEAAAPGTLGEVRTDATRKYRIEPLQDAGAQFSYTWSAAKYGAGVRNYLVGLFEGTLTVERWYGTAQSRLPLLPLLRDTWWLSFQLFAVALAAGIAAGLLLGGLVLGSRGARIFSVGLSILGVSIPDFLLILLGQMLTIWSYRNFGVRLWSVLGVQGGERGWILPLLALSIIPMAYTARLISTALDEAMREDYIRTARAKGVPEVLVVLKHAMRNALPRALNGMPAMLNVTLSSQLVVEVLTNHYGIGSGLMRGLSYGQPAVVASIGLIFCTWFVVMDGLAVTLRALANPLLKGGGTV, encoded by the coding sequence ATGGGTCTGTGGTCGACGGTGTTGCGAAGCTGGGCGGTGCGGGTCGGGCTTCTCGCCCTCTCCGCCGTGATTGTTGTGCTGGTGGCCATGCTGCCGGAGGGGGTGGAGGTGACCGGTGAGGCCGCCGCGCCGGGCACGCTGGGGGAGGTGCGGACCGACGCCACCCGGAAGTACCGGATCGAGCCGCTGCAGGACGCGGGGGCTCAGTTCAGCTACACCTGGTCCGCGGCCAAGTACGGCGCCGGGGTCCGGAACTACCTGGTCGGGCTGTTCGAGGGGACGCTCACCGTGGAAAGGTGGTACGGCACGGCGCAGAGCCGCCTTCCGCTGCTTCCCCTGCTCCGGGATACCTGGTGGCTCTCCTTCCAGCTGTTCGCCGTCGCCCTGGCGGCGGGCATCGCAGCGGGGCTGCTGCTGGGCGGGCTGGTGCTGGGCAGCCGCGGCGCGCGCATCTTCTCTGTAGGCCTCTCCATCCTGGGTGTCTCCATCCCGGACTTCCTGCTGATCCTGCTGGGTCAGATGCTCACCATCTGGTCCTACCGAAACTTCGGCGTGCGCCTCTGGTCGGTCCTGGGCGTGCAGGGCGGCGAGCGGGGGTGGATCCTGCCGCTGCTGGCCCTGTCGATCATCCCGATGGCCTATACGGCCCGGCTGATCTCCACCGCCCTCGATGAGGCGATGCGGGAGGACTACATCCGCACCGCCCGGGCCAAGGGGGTGCCCGAGGTGCTGGTGGTGCTGAAGCACGCCATGCGCAACGCGCTCCCCCGGGCCCTCAACGGCATGCCGGCCATGCTCAACGTGACCCTTTCGAGCCAGCTGGTGGTGGAGGTGCTGACCAACCACTACGGCATCGGCTCCGGGCTGATGCGGGGACTCAGCTACGGCCAGCCGGCCGTGGTGGCCAGCATCGGGCTGATCTTCTGCACGTGGTTCGTCGTCATGGACGGGCTGGCCGTCACCCTGCGCGCCCTGGCCAACCCCCTGCTGAAGGGAGGGGGCACCGTATGA
- a CDS encoding ABC transporter permease — MRRLNAPLVVGLVLTAGLVALLVLPEVVSLPDPHLGVHVQMEGRKLRLAPFAPGEFGYVLGSDMVGRDLLSRVIYGARYTLGLAAAVIVLRAVIALPAGLRAGWTGGRAARIVQAMAVGFGSIPALALVAMTLGGLRWLVPGQKGWLATYVAMLVLSGAPRMAEQVRRRAEEIVVPHVEAARALGATPWRILRRHVLPLMRADLAVMFSSEMAWVLLLMGQLAVFGIYVGGTVAVRGDGWIRYIEYLPEWGQMLGANRTAILGSPWIPFFPGLALGVSAAAFHLLAEGFRLQGLRQG; from the coding sequence ATGAGGCGGCTGAACGCTCCGCTCGTGGTCGGACTCGTCCTGACGGCCGGTCTGGTCGCGCTCCTCGTGCTGCCGGAGGTGGTCTCCCTCCCGGACCCGCACCTGGGGGTCCACGTGCAGATGGAGGGCCGGAAGCTGCGCCTGGCGCCCTTCGCTCCCGGGGAGTTCGGCTACGTGCTGGGCTCGGACATGGTGGGGCGGGACCTGCTCTCGCGCGTGATCTACGGCGCCCGCTACACCCTGGGCCTGGCGGCGGCGGTGATCGTCCTGCGGGCGGTCATCGCGCTGCCGGCGGGCCTGCGGGCCGGGTGGACCGGCGGCCGTGCGGCCCGGATCGTCCAGGCCATGGCCGTGGGGTTCGGCTCCATCCCGGCCCTGGCGCTGGTCGCCATGACCCTGGGCGGACTGCGCTGGCTGGTGCCGGGGCAGAAGGGCTGGCTGGCGACCTACGTGGCCATGCTGGTGCTCTCCGGCGCCCCGCGCATGGCGGAGCAGGTGCGGCGGCGGGCCGAGGAGATCGTGGTGCCCCACGTGGAGGCCGCCCGGGCGCTGGGCGCGACGCCATGGCGGATCCTGCGGCGCCACGTGCTGCCGCTCATGCGCGCCGACCTGGCGGTGATGTTCTCCTCGGAGATGGCCTGGGTGCTGCTCCTCATGGGGCAACTGGCCGTCTTCGGCATCTACGTGGGCGGCACGGTGGCCGTGCGCGGCGACGGGTGGATCCGTTACATCGAGTACCTGCCCGAGTGGGGGCAGATGCTGGGGGCGAACCGCACGGCCATCCTGGGCTCTCCCTGGATCCCCTTCTTCCCCGGCCTGGCGCTGGGCGTCTCGGCGGCGGCCTTCCACCTGCTGGCCGAGGGATTCCGGCTCCAGGGGCTGCGGCAGGGATAG
- a CDS encoding GGDEF domain-containing protein, with protein MARNGPLEQQKRRLLLVALPIASAAALFEWALLRRSGQAPSPLLLAGAAFALLLALLLWRRRRSLRFVETVLTAGIAVGLFVFLYLGLFSADSLSLERFARLSPWVSVALAGLLVISGTRRSVWIGTAVYLGLLALGLVRLFRAGPQPTREALFGPLAHFYLANAVLLWLMHAWSELQRQYARTRQIARSMASLAHTDPLLGIPNRRQMELLIEQEIRCAEEGGQPATMIMFDVDRFKQINDMYGHEAGDAALRAVATTVRQALRATDHVGRWGGDEFIILVRVNETAQAYQLAQRVGEAVHQKLSEHFPIVTISLGVAPYRPGDTVSSWVSRADAAMYRAKESGRNRVVVGS; from the coding sequence GTGGCACGGAACGGCCCGCTGGAACAACAGAAGCGCCGTCTTCTGCTCGTCGCGCTTCCCATCGCCTCGGCGGCGGCCTTGTTTGAGTGGGCGCTCCTCCGCCGCAGCGGCCAGGCACCATCGCCCCTGCTCCTGGCCGGTGCGGCGTTTGCGCTCTTGCTGGCCCTCCTGCTCTGGCGGCGTAGGCGAAGCCTGCGCTTCGTGGAAACCGTCCTGACGGCCGGCATCGCCGTGGGGCTCTTCGTGTTCCTCTACCTGGGCCTGTTCTCCGCCGATTCCCTGTCCCTGGAGCGGTTCGCCCGGCTGAGCCCGTGGGTCTCGGTCGCACTGGCAGGCCTGCTCGTGATCAGCGGGACCCGTAGGTCGGTCTGGATCGGCACGGCCGTCTACCTGGGGCTGCTGGCGCTGGGTCTGGTCCGCCTGTTCCGGGCGGGCCCCCAGCCGACGCGCGAGGCCCTCTTCGGGCCGCTGGCCCATTTCTACCTGGCCAACGCGGTGCTGCTCTGGCTGATGCACGCCTGGTCCGAACTGCAGCGGCAGTACGCCCGGACCCGGCAGATCGCCCGGTCCATGGCCAGCCTGGCGCACACCGATCCCCTGCTGGGCATCCCCAACCGGCGGCAGATGGAGCTGCTGATCGAGCAGGAGATCCGCTGCGCGGAGGAGGGCGGGCAGCCCGCCACGATGATCATGTTCGACGTGGACCGCTTCAAGCAGATCAACGACATGTACGGGCACGAGGCGGGCGATGCCGCCCTGCGCGCGGTCGCAACCACGGTGCGGCAGGCGCTGCGCGCCACTGACCACGTGGGGCGGTGGGGCGGCGACGAGTTCATCATCCTGGTCCGGGTGAACGAGACCGCACAGGCGTACCAGCTCGCCCAGCGGGTCGGCGAGGCCGTCCACCAGAAACTGAGCGAGCACTTCCCGATCGTGACCATCAGCCTCGGCGTGGCGCCCTACCGCCCCGGCGACACCGTCTCCTCCTGGGTCAGCCGGGCCGACGCGGCGATGTACCGGGCCAAGGAGTCCGGCCGGAACCGGGTGGTAGTGGGCTCCTGA
- a CDS encoding ABC transporter permease, with product MRRIPLSLIIGLVLLGGLGVVLLLPFLCDLPHPQQGVLLQMEGRRLVAPPYQPGQLGYVLGSDFLGRDYWSRLVYGARITVGLALMINLIRFALALPVGLQAGWRRGWLARAEQAAAAGFGSLPALVLVYIVLRGLWPFFLGGNAWMVAYVLVLGLAGAPRIAEQVRRRTEEIALMPHVEAAQALGARPARILRRHVLPIMRADLLVMAPSEMAWVLMIMAQLAVFGVHPGGAVQVETISGNIAVAEYLPEWGQMLGTNIPYLLSYPWLPFYPGLAIGLTAAGFHLLAEGLRERDLMVR from the coding sequence ATGCGGCGCATTCCCCTTTCGCTGATCATCGGCCTCGTGCTGCTCGGCGGCCTCGGAGTGGTGCTGTTGCTTCCCTTCCTCTGCGACCTGCCGCACCCGCAGCAGGGCGTGTTGCTGCAGATGGAGGGACGGCGCCTGGTGGCTCCGCCCTACCAGCCGGGGCAGCTGGGGTACGTGCTGGGCTCTGACTTCCTGGGCCGGGACTACTGGTCCCGCCTGGTCTACGGCGCCCGGATCACGGTGGGTCTGGCCTTGATGATCAACCTCATCCGTTTCGCGCTGGCCCTGCCTGTCGGGCTGCAGGCCGGGTGGCGGCGCGGCTGGCTGGCACGGGCGGAGCAGGCCGCGGCGGCCGGCTTTGGATCGCTTCCGGCGCTGGTCCTGGTCTACATCGTGCTGCGGGGCCTGTGGCCGTTCTTCCTCGGCGGCAACGCGTGGATGGTCGCCTACGTGCTGGTGCTGGGCCTCGCAGGCGCCCCCCGCATCGCGGAGCAGGTGCGCCGCCGGACCGAGGAGATCGCCCTGATGCCGCACGTGGAGGCTGCGCAGGCGCTGGGCGCCCGCCCGGCGCGCATCCTGCGGCGCCACGTGCTGCCCATCATGCGGGCGGACCTGCTGGTCATGGCGCCGTCCGAGATGGCCTGGGTGCTGATGATCATGGCGCAGCTGGCCGTGTTCGGCGTCCATCCCGGCGGAGCCGTCCAGGTGGAGACGATCAGCGGCAACATCGCCGTCGCGGAGTACCTGCCCGAGTGGGGCCAGATGCTGGGCACCAACATCCCCTACCTCCTCAGCTACCCCTGGCTGCCGTTCTACCCGGGCCTCGCGATCGGCCTCACGGCGGCCGGCTTCCACCTCCTGGCCGAGGGGCTCCGCGAGCGGGATCTGATGGTCAGGTAG
- a CDS encoding GntR family transcriptional regulator — translation MLDKQSPTPLYNQLVDLLIRTIQTSMKPDDPLPSEREICEKYGVSRTTVRAALSELEDLGYIYRRHGKGTYVSALWKEMKNLSEFYSFTEHMRQLGMKPETRILSFETGVANRPTAERMKIGEGSAIYRLRRLRLADGLPMMLELTFIPVHLFPGLTLEMLQSMPLYDLYSRRFNQEIRYADEEFYASLVQDKEAELLGVPVGSPCLRLVRTTCNLDNRVIEFTLSAARADQFVYKIRHRRR, via the coding sequence ATGCTGGACAAGCAGAGCCCCACCCCCCTGTACAACCAGTTGGTGGACCTCCTCATTCGGACCATCCAGACGTCGATGAAACCCGACGACCCGCTGCCCTCCGAGCGGGAGATCTGCGAGAAGTACGGCGTCAGCCGGACCACGGTCCGCGCGGCGCTGAGCGAACTGGAGGACCTCGGGTACATCTACCGCCGCCACGGCAAGGGCACCTACGTCTCCGCGCTATGGAAGGAGATGAAGAACCTCTCCGAGTTCTACAGCTTCACGGAGCACATGAGGCAGCTCGGGATGAAACCGGAGACCCGGATCCTCTCCTTCGAGACGGGGGTGGCCAACCGCCCCACGGCCGAGCGGATGAAGATCGGCGAAGGCTCCGCCATCTACCGGCTGCGCAGGCTGCGCCTGGCCGACGGCCTGCCGATGATGCTGGAACTGACCTTCATCCCGGTCCACCTGTTTCCCGGGCTGACCCTGGAGATGCTGCAGAGCATGCCGCTGTACGACCTCTACTCCAGGCGGTTCAACCAGGAGATCCGGTACGCGGACGAGGAGTTCTACGCCTCCCTCGTCCAGGACAAGGAAGCCGAGCTGCTCGGCGTGCCGGTGGGTTCCCCGTGCCTCAGGCTGGTGCGCACCACCTGCAACCTGGACAACCGGGTGATCGAGTTCACCCTCAGCGCCGCCCGGGCAGACCAGTTTGTCTACAAGATCCGGCACCGGCGGAGGTAG